One stretch of Rhizobium rhizoryzae DNA includes these proteins:
- a CDS encoding FAD-dependent oxidoreductase: protein MTIKTAAIIGAGMAGLTAALALARRGVQVHVLEQAPYLAEVGAGLQISPNASRILDRLGVLSALEKVWTEPERVSLNSGKSLKLLGQVPVGQSARQRWKAPYGVLHRSTLQNALRDACNAQENCTIYLGKRIDGATARQMSDMIGANADLIIGADGVWSAVRETIDKSPEPDFSGNIAWRFTIPFSEAPDFLDNRSVQAFLGRSAHAVCYPLQEVRQFNIVAIAAGVSPGHTWNAHSTPDQKKLLLAEFKGWHPAFRQLLKTAEDPRFWPLYQLGAGAWTDHVSKVLIGDAAHAMMPFAAQGAAMAIEDAWELAQTVTTLPLASALSQFESVRQRRAAKVKARGNFNRFVYHAGGPIRLGRDLVLSLRPPQSLAADLDWLYGYGA from the coding sequence ATGACGATAAAGACCGCCGCAATCATTGGTGCCGGTATGGCTGGCTTGACTGCGGCGCTCGCGCTCGCTCGGCGCGGCGTTCAGGTGCATGTGCTTGAACAGGCACCCTATCTGGCAGAAGTTGGAGCCGGGCTTCAGATATCGCCGAACGCATCACGCATACTGGATCGGCTGGGTGTCCTGTCCGCACTCGAAAAAGTGTGGACTGAGCCGGAACGCGTGTCGCTGAACTCCGGAAAATCACTGAAACTGCTGGGTCAGGTCCCCGTCGGCCAATCCGCTCGTCAGAGATGGAAGGCGCCTTATGGTGTGCTGCATCGTTCCACCTTGCAGAATGCTCTTCGCGATGCTTGCAACGCCCAGGAGAACTGCACGATCTACCTCGGCAAACGCATTGATGGTGCCACCGCCAGACAGATGAGTGATATGATTGGAGCGAATGCCGATCTGATCATCGGCGCTGATGGCGTATGGTCTGCTGTACGCGAAACGATCGACAAGTCGCCGGAGCCAGACTTTTCCGGCAATATCGCGTGGCGTTTCACTATTCCCTTCTCGGAGGCTCCGGATTTTCTCGACAACAGAAGCGTGCAGGCTTTCCTTGGACGTTCGGCTCATGCCGTGTGCTATCCGCTTCAGGAGGTTCGCCAGTTCAACATTGTTGCCATTGCCGCTGGCGTTTCACCCGGTCACACCTGGAACGCTCACTCGACGCCGGATCAGAAGAAGCTTCTTTTGGCAGAATTCAAGGGGTGGCATCCGGCTTTCCGGCAGCTTTTGAAAACGGCAGAAGATCCTCGTTTCTGGCCCCTCTACCAACTGGGCGCCGGCGCCTGGACCGATCACGTTTCGAAAGTTCTGATCGGTGATGCAGCGCACGCAATGATGCCGTTTGCGGCACAAGGCGCTGCCATGGCAATCGAAGACGCCTGGGAGCTGGCGCAGACGGTCACAACGCTGCCGCTTGCATCAGCCCTGAGCCAATTTGAGAGTGTCCGCCAGCGACGCGCTGCCAAAGTTAAGGCACGAGGTAACTTCAACCGTTTCGTCTACCATGCCGGCGGGCCGATCCGGCTTGGACGGGACTTGGTCTTGTCGTTGCGTCCGCCGCAATCACTCGCGGCAGACCTTGATTGGCTTTACGGCTACGGCGCCTGA
- a CDS encoding zinc-finger domain-containing protein: MAGHGIPHFQNDGGHRVIEVGVKEFMCTGTNVPFDHPHIYIDMGDENEKVCSYCSTLYRYNASLKSGETIPAGCVFHVKAA, encoded by the coding sequence ATGGCCGGTCACGGTATCCCTCATTTCCAGAACGACGGCGGACATAGGGTCATTGAAGTGGGCGTGAAGGAATTCATGTGCACGGGCACTAATGTGCCGTTCGATCATCCGCATATCTACATCGACATGGGCGATGAGAACGAAAAGGTATGTTCCTATTGTTCGACACTTTATCGCTATAACGCGTCCCTGAAATCCGGCGAAACGATCCCCGCTGGCTGCGTATTCCACGTCAAGGCAGCCTGA